Part of the Cloacibacterium caeni genome is shown below.
TTGAATTATTAGAATGCTTATATTTGAAAGTTAGTAAAAATAATTACACCATAATATGTTGAAAATCAATTTAACCGCAATATTCATTCTATTTTCATCATTTGTTTTATCACAACAATCAATTTTTTGGAAAATCTCAAAAAAAGGTAACGAAGCTTACATATTAGGAACATATCATTATTTGGGAAAAGATTTTTTATTAAATAACAACATTATTTTAGAAAAACTTAAAAAATCTAAAATTGCATTATCTGAAAATATTGATTCGGCAAAAATTTCCATTAATAAGAGAAATGAAAATTTGCAATTAAAAAAAATGAATAAAAATGAATTGCAAACGATTAAAAGAATAGTCCCTTCTTATATTGATTCAAACAAAATGACTTTAAGAGAATTAATTGTAACTATTGATGGGAAAATTACGCAAAAATTTTGTTTAACAGATAAAGAAAAAATTGATGAAACGAAAATGGATGATTTTATAAAAGAATATTGTCTAAAAAATAGAATAAAGTTAGAAGGTCTAGAACCTACAGAAAAAACATTTGATTATCTAAACCACAATCTCTACTCAA
Proteins encoded:
- a CDS encoding TraB/GumN family protein, whose product is MLKINLTAIFILFSSFVLSQQSIFWKISKKGNEAYILGTYHYLGKDFLLNNNIILEKLKKSKIALSENIDSAKISINKRNENLQLKKMNKNELQTIKRIVPSYIDSNKMTLRELIVTIDGKITQKFCLTDKEKIDETKMDDFIKEYCLKNRIKLEGLEPTEKTFDYLNHNLYSNTTEEKLIEIIKSKIKLLNSENQNINCLILNEYRTKKHIFNFERESQEKFITLRNKDWIVKIDNAIQEKEKAFIFVGLYHLDFKEGLLELLKSRGYSVEEIILN